The Xenopus tropicalis strain Nigerian chromosome 7, UCB_Xtro_10.0, whole genome shotgun sequence genome includes a region encoding these proteins:
- the LOC101734432 gene encoding C-type lectin domain family 2 member D-related protein: MGVRDCHPRITLPDQEKAEGLEPLGLYSVCDTDMGVRDCPPGITLPDQERAEGLEPLGLYSADCDADMGVRDCPPRITLPDQEKAEGLEPLGLYSVCDADMGVWDCHPAITPPDQEKAKRLEPLGLYSVDCYTDMGVRDCSPGITPPDQEKAEGPDPLLSSPIVKLPTERRDRSVLQKPLCSLHVPLVPVICIFAVLVLVVVALAVTVSLRGTHQPCPVCHYSAPCEEDWIWYRGKCYYFAETYDEWNNSQSFCVSHNASLSLIDTQEELDFLRRHKGLYDHWIGLYRDTDEPGWVWANGSMFRNTFPIVGDSPCVYLNNGHVGSAACHGDRKWICNKMDANSHMTHFY, translated from the exons ATGGGGGTGCGGGACTGTCACCCCAGGATTACTCTGCCGGATCAGGAGAAAGCGGAGGGGCTAGAACCCCTAGGCTTGTATAGTGTGTGCGACACAGACATGGGGGTGCGGGACTGTCCCCCCGGGATTACTCTACCGGATCAGGAGAGAGCGGAGGGGCTAGAACCCCTAGGCTTGTATAGTGCAGATTGCGATGCAGACATGGGGGTGCGGGACTGTCCCCCCAGGATTACTCTACCGGATCAGGAGAAAGCGGAGGGGCTAGAACCCCTAGGCTTGTATAGTGTGTGCGACGCAGACATGGGGGTGTGGGACTGTCACCCCGCGATTACTCCGCCGGATCAGGAGAAAGCAAAGAGGCTAGAACCCCTAGGCTTGTATAGTGTGGATTGCTACACAGACATGGGGGTGCGGGACTGTTCCCCCGGGATTACTCCGCCGGATCAGGAGAAAGCGGAGGGGCCGGACCCCCTTCTCTCATCGCCGATAGTTAAGCTGCCCACAGAGCGGAGGGATCGTTCAG TTTTACAGAAACCCCTCTGCTCCCTCCATGTTCCTTTGGTGCCAGTGATCTGTATCTTTGCAGTTTTAGTCCTTGTGGTTGTGGCTTTGGCTGTTACTGTGTCCCTCAGAG GTACCCATCAACCCTGCCCAGTATGTCATTATTCTGCCCCCTGTGAGGAGGACTGGATCTGGTACCGGGGGAAATGTTACTATTTCGCTGAGACGTACGATGAGTGGAACAACAGCCAGAGCTTCTgtgtttcccacaatgcatctctctctctcatcgATACCCAGGAGGAACTG GATTTCCTAAGGAGACATAAGGGGCTCTATGACCACTGGATCGGGCTGTACAGAGACACTGATGAGCCGGGGTGGGTCTGGGCAAATGGATCCATGTTCAGAAATAC GTTCCCTATAGTAGGAGACTCCCCGTGCGTGTACCTTAATAACGGCCATGTTGGCAGCGCGGCTTGTCACGGAGACAGGAAGTGGATCTGTAACAAAATGGACGCCAACAGTCACATGACACATTTTTACTAG